The sequence AAAATTCATTAAAAAAAAACTCCTTACAATTTTTCTTTGATATATATTTTTAAATAAATCAAAATTAATTGAATTGGTTGACAGATAACACTAAAAAATAAAAATTTTTATTTTTTTATAAATATATTAAACCATCATAAACATGATTTGCTGGACCAGACATAAAAAGAGAATGACCTAAACCCTTCCAAAAAATTTTTATTACTCCTCCCTCTAAGATTACTGATACTTTAGAATCCAACAAACCTCTAATAATTCCAACAGCTACAGCAGCACAAGCTCCACTTCCACATGATTTAGTTTCTCCAACACCTCTTTCATAAACTCTTAAAATAATTTTATTCCGAGATAATATTTGAAAAAACCCTACATTTACTTTATTAGGAAACAAATTATGTTTTTCTAAAATTGATCCTATTTTCTTTACATTATATGTATCTATTTCATTTACTATTAAAACACAATGAGGATTACCTATCGAAACAACACTAAAATACACTTTTTCTTCAAATATTTTTAATGAATATATTTTTTTCTCTTCATTAGCTAAAAAAGGAATTTTTTTTGGGATAAAATTAGGTTTACCCATATTGACTAATATTTCAAAATTGTCTAATATTTTACAAATCATTTTTATTTTTGATGTCATTACAGAAATAATTCTTTTTTTTATTATTTTCTTTTTGTATAAAAAAAAACAAAAACAACGAACTCCATTACCACATTGTTCTACTTCTTCTCCATTAGCATTAAAAATCCGATAAAAAAAATCAATATTATTTAATTTTGATTTTTCTATTAACAGTAATTGATCAAAACCTACTCCATAATTCCTATTTGATAAATGAACTATTTCATTGGTAGAAAAATGATATTTTTTAAAAGTCATATCTACAACCATAAAATCGTTTCCTAATGATTCCATTTTAGAAAAAAAAATTTTTTTTATTGATTTTTTTTTATTCATTTAATATCCTAGTTTTAAATGTTAATATAAATATTTAAAAACAACATAAAATATTAATCATATGAAAAAAAATGAAATAACATATTCTACTTATATTAATTTAGTAGAAGAATTATTGTCTAAATTAGAAAATATATTAGATGATTGCAAAAATAGTGACATTGATTACCAATATAATAACGAAGTATTTACAATAACTTTCAAAAATAAAAACTTTATATTAATTAATAAACAATCGTCATTAAAAGAAATTTGGCTTGCTACTGAAATTAATGGTTATCATTTTCAATTTAATTCTATTAGTCATTCTTGGATATGTAAAAAAACTAAAAAGAATTTCTGGAGGATTATAGAAAAACAATTTTTAAATAAATGTAATGAAAATATTTTTAAAGAAATATATTAAAATTAATAAAAAATTAAATTTTTAAAAAAATTTTTAAAAAAATAAAAATTAAGAATTTTAATCTAAAAATATTTTTAAAAACCTATTAAATATTTAAAGAACATTTTTATTTTTCTAATTTTTAAAAAATATATTTTAAAAAATCTACTTAACATTAAATTTCACTAAATAAAAAACCATTAACAACTTATTAAATAAATACTTTTCGGCGAAAGAGGATTTGAACCTCTGACCCACTGGTCCCAAACCAGTTGCGCTACCAAGCTGCGCTATTCGCCGTATTTAATAATATACTCTCTTTATAAAATTTAAAAAAGTAAAAAAATAATTTTTTGGGTGACTAATGGGAATCGAACCCATGACCACTGGAACCACAATCCAGAGCTCTACCTGCTGAGCTATAGTCACCAAAAGTTATAAGAAAACAAATAACTACTTATCTATTATTATCTACACCCGACAGGATTCGAACCTGTGAAACCTATACTTTCGGAAAGTATTGCTCTATCCAACTGAGCTACGGGTGTTTATTGAAACATTCATTTCTTTTTTTATTCATAATAATATTTAAATAATTTATGTATACTTCATATAATAAAATAAACATAAATTATTTAATTTAAAAAAAATTTTAACCATTTATTAAAATAAAATCAACAAATATATTTTAATATTTTTTAAGACCTCTTCATCATATCAAAAAATTCACTATTTGTTTTAGTCATAGATAATTTATTAATTAAAAATTCCATAGCATCTATTTCTCCCATTGGATGAATTATTTTTCTTAAAATCCACATTTTTTGTAATTCTTCAGGAATTGTTAACAATTCTTCTTTTCTAGTTCCAGAACGATTATAATCAATTGCTGGAAATACACGTTTTTCTGCAATTTTTCTAGACAATGGTAATTCCATATTTCCAGTACCTTTAAATTCTTCATATATTACTTCATCCATTTTAGAACCAGTATCAATTAATGCAGTAGCGATAATAGTTAAACTTCCTCCTTCTTCTACATTTCTTGCAGCTCCAAAAAAACGTTTAGGTCTATGTAATGCATTTGCATCTACACCTCCTGTTAACACTTTTCCTGATGCAGGAACAACAGTATTATAAGCTCTTGCTAAACGAGTAATAGAATCTAATAAGATTATTACATCTTTTTTATGTTCTACTAGTCTTTTAGCTTTTTCTATAACCATTTCAGATACTTGAACATGTCTCGATGCAGGTTCATCAAACGTAGAAGCAATAACTTCTCCTTTGACTAAACGTTGCATTTCAGTCACTTCTTCCGGGCGTTCATCAATTAATAAAACCATTAAAACACAATCTGGATGATTATAAGCTATACTTTGCGCAATATTTTGTAAAAGTATAGTTTTTCCCGCTTTTGGTGGAGCAACAATTAAACCTCTTTGTCCTCTCCCAATAGGAGAAGCAAGATCTAAAACACGTGCAGTAAGGTCTTCCGTAGATCCATTTCCTCTTTCCATTCTTAAACGAGAATTTGCATGTAATGGGGTTAAATTTTCAAATAAAATTTTACTTCTTGCATTTTCAGGTTTGTCATAATTTACAAAATTCACTTTCAATAATGCAAAATATCTTTCTCCTTCTTTTGGAGGTCTTATTTTACCAGATATAGTATCACCTGTTCTTAAATTAAATCTACGTATTTGACTAGGAGAAACGTAAATATCATCAGGTCCAGCTAAATAAGAACTATCTGATGAACGCAAAAAACCAAATCCATCCTGTAATATTTCTAAAACACCATTTCCAAAAATATCTTCTCCACTTTTTGCATGTTGTTTAAGAATAGAAAAAATAATATCTTGTTTTCTCATACGTGCTAAATTTTCTAATCCTATTTTTTCAGCTAAAACAATTAACTCAGATACTGTAGTATTTTTAAGCTCGGTAAGATTCATGATTGTGGATTTCTTAATAAACTTGAAGTAAATCGTGATGTGTAAAAATATTTAATATATCATTACTTAAAAATATTTTTTTAATATTTTTAATTATATCTTTTAAAATAAAAAAAATCCAGCGGTTTTTATTAGACAAAACCGCTATATTTTAATTTAAATTATTTTTATACTAAATAATTTGAAATTAATTCTTTTATTTTAAATTTAGATATTAAACCACTTACTCTATTTAATATAGATTTATTACGAATAAACAATAATGTTGGAATACTCTTTATTTGATATTTCAGAGCATTTTTTTTGTTTTCATCAATATCAATTTTTATGAAAATTAAATTTTCATTATCAGTGTATTCATTAGCAACGCTTTCTAAAATAGGAGATAATTGTTTACATGGAGCACACCATTTTGCCCAAAAATCAATTATCAATAATTGATTTTTATTAGAATCTAGATATTTATCAAATTCATTTTCACTTAAGTCAATTAGTCTACTTTTTTTCATATTTATGATTCCTATAAAAAAATTAAATATTTAACTAATATTTGGAAAAACTTCTAATAACATTGATCAATGCTAATATTTTTAAATTAATTATTTGTTTTAA comes from Buchnera aphidicola (Tetraneura ulmi) and encodes:
- the dapF gene encoding diaminopimelate epimerase; its protein translation is MFFSKMESLGNDFMVVDMTFKKYHFSTNEIVHLSNRNYGVGFDQLLLIEKSKLNNIDFFYRIFNANGEEVEQCGNGVRCFCFFLYKKKIIKKRIISVMTSKIKMICKILDNFEILVNMGKPNFIPKKIPFLANEEKKIYSLKIFEEKVYFSVVSIGNPHCVLIVNEIDTYNVKKIGSILEKHNLFPNKVNVGFFQILSRNKIILRVYERGVGETKSCGSGACAAVAVGIIRGLLDSKVSVILEGGVIKIFWKGLGHSLFMSGPANHVYDGLIYL
- the cyaY gene encoding iron donor protein CyaY; amino-acid sequence: MKKNEITYSTYINLVEELLSKLENILDDCKNSDIDYQYNNEVFTITFKNKNFILINKQSSLKEIWLATEINGYHFQFNSISHSWICKKTKKNFWRIIEKQFLNKCNENIFKEIY
- the rho gene encoding transcription termination factor Rho; this translates as MNLTELKNTTVSELIVLAEKIGLENLARMRKQDIIFSILKQHAKSGEDIFGNGVLEILQDGFGFLRSSDSSYLAGPDDIYVSPSQIRRFNLRTGDTISGKIRPPKEGERYFALLKVNFVNYDKPENARSKILFENLTPLHANSRLRMERGNGSTEDLTARVLDLASPIGRGQRGLIVAPPKAGKTILLQNIAQSIAYNHPDCVLMVLLIDERPEEVTEMQRLVKGEVIASTFDEPASRHVQVSEMVIEKAKRLVEHKKDVIILLDSITRLARAYNTVVPASGKVLTGGVDANALHRPKRFFGAARNVEEGGSLTIIATALIDTGSKMDEVIYEEFKGTGNMELPLSRKIAEKRVFPAIDYNRSGTRKEELLTIPEELQKMWILRKIIHPMGEIDAMEFLINKLSMTKTNSEFFDMMKRS
- the trxA gene encoding thioredoxin, with translation MKKSRLIDLSENEFDKYLDSNKNQLLIIDFWAKWCAPCKQLSPILESVANEYTDNENLIFIKIDIDENKKNALKYQIKSIPTLLFIRNKSILNRVSGLISKFKIKELISNYLV